Below is a window of Elusimicrobiota bacterium DNA.
CGCCAAGGCTTTCTACTCCAAACCCCTGCAAAACCAAAGATCCGTCATTATTTGTAAATTTATTATAGGCGCTTCCTACCAGCTTTGAATAATTTATAAGAAAATCCTGGCTGATTATTAAAGCAAATGCTGTTCCGGCCAAAAAAAATAGGAAAAAAAAGACTATTAAACGCCTTTTTTTCCCGTATTGACTTGTTGCATTTAAAATTCCTTGAAAGCATCTACTTACAATTGACTCTTTTTTAGTAATTTGTTTTTTCCTTAACATCTTCGCACCCTCCCGGCACCAAGGAAGATATACTTCAAACTATTTTTATCCTTGAACCATCTAGCTTACCGTATGCTGCAATTTTCGGGTTTTTGAATGAACATTATTTAGGGTCTTTTTCTTTAATTACTCTATAGCCCACATATGCCATATTGTCAAGGCTTTTTTTATGAACAGTTTTTTTGAATTTATTATCTCGCCTCAAAATGGCTATTTTGAGGGTTTAAAAGCTTTGAACACGGACAATGTTTTTAACAATTATTTCACAATTATCCGATTGACTTATTCCTTGCATTTAGATAAACTATTCATGAAATTTGCAGGTAGCCTATCCCCGAAAAATTCCAATCATTAAGACCCATTGTTTTACCTTGTGTAAACCTTTTAAATTCTTAATGTTTTTTTTAGATTTTGTATTGTTTATAAGTAAAAGATTTTTTGTCTTGGTTATTTGCTTTTTTGGAGTAACTGCCGGCTTTTCTTTGTTTGCCCAAGAAAACAACCTTATCAACGACTCTTCCAAAAGCGAAATAATAGTTAAATTCAAACATTCTTCTAAATATTTCTCTGCCCCTTCAAACGGCGCCAATTATTCCAGCCAAAAGGTTATAGCTAACCGCACAGCAGAAAAGCTTTTCAAAAATATCTCAATTAAAAGCGCAAAAATAATGGGCGCGCCTGGCCTTGGCGCTGCCGATTTATCTGAAATTTATAAAATTAAACTGCCTCCCGATGAAAAGATTGAAAATGTTTTGGCCGATATTAGGAAAAATCCGGATATTGAATATGTTGAACCCAATTTTTCTTTAGAACTTCAAGACGTTCCGAATGACAAATATTTTGA
It encodes the following:
- a CDS encoding S8 family serine peptidase — its product is MFFLDFVLFISKRFFVLVICFFGVTAGFSLFAQENNLINDSSKSEIIVKFKHSSKYFSAPSNGANYSSQKVIANRTAEKLFKNISIKSAKIMGAPGLGAADLSEIYKIKLPPDEKIENVLADIRKNPDIEYVEPNFSLELQDVPNDKYFELQWGLRNTGQSIDYVPGSCGSDIKAEDAWNICKGTSGIIIALIDTGIDYNHPDLAKNIWTNTSEIPGNGIDEDNNGYTDDFRGWSFFDQNDNVLDTNGHGTHCA